A single genomic interval of Adhaeribacter pallidiroseus harbors:
- a CDS encoding DUF5916 domain-containing protein has translation MNKIIPVLLILLMGFIAARASNLTDTVNVRKTYFTQQLKSEVELDGIPSEEAWNAVEWGGDFTQWQPNEGKAPSQPTNFKILYDEKFLYVAYRCHDAAPDSIVKRMGRRDEFPGDWVEINIDSYHDKRTAFSFTLSVSGVRNDEFVSNDGNNWDTSWNPIWFAKAHVDEKGWTGEVKIPFSQLRYGNEPEKVWGFQITRRIFREEERSTWQYIPQNSGVWVSRFGELHGLKGIPMHRQVELAPYVTAQTDKYKKEPGNPFATGSDNKINAGLDGKFAITNDLILDFTVNPDFGQVEADPSQVRIDGFQNFFEERRPFFIESRNIFNYQLTGSEAGGDYDSDLLFYSRRIGSSPHHAPDLNDGEFASAPQNTSILGAAKFSGKTRKGWSIGILESITQREMATIHRNGEQKEELVEPMTNYFVSRLQKDIKQGNTIIGGIITGVNREKGLGNMLHSQAYSGGIDFLQYWKNRTWYIRGNLVFSHVRGSKEAILSTQTSFEHLFQRQNAPEIALDSNRTTLSGMGGTVRFGKIGGKSGKLGQVFKFETGLTVRSPGLELNDIGFMLTSNEINHFTWAGLHYQKPFFIFRNARLNYNHWSRWDYGGQFLYQAFNFNSHATFKNNWQAGTGLTWNPYDVSNNALRGTLSVRRPAGIGHNFYVVTDSRKKIYTVLEYFQFWGFEKAVRGHDYGISLYFQPLDALKISLSGNHSYNWRRQDQFVSSVTQNNTTRTIVGEVKQNTLRFTGRVSYNITPDLTLQYYGQPFITRPLYNNFAYVLDPLAKKYDNRFYVFQPTEISFLDGEYRVRERQSGMLEYSFSKPDFNFVQFRSNLIVRWEYKAGSELYLVWAQGNTPDASADLNTPLPNSLWNNAFAEQGRHSFLIKATYRFLK, from the coding sequence ATGAACAAAATAATACCCGTATTGCTTATTTTATTAATGGGTTTTATTGCTGCCCGGGCCAGTAATTTAACCGATACGGTAAACGTGCGCAAGACATATTTTACGCAGCAGCTAAAAAGCGAAGTAGAGTTGGATGGCATTCCGTCGGAGGAAGCCTGGAACGCGGTAGAGTGGGGCGGCGACTTTACGCAATGGCAACCCAACGAAGGGAAAGCGCCATCACAGCCCACTAATTTTAAAATTTTGTACGACGAAAAGTTTTTATACGTCGCTTATCGCTGCCACGATGCAGCGCCCGATTCCATTGTTAAACGCATGGGCCGCCGCGATGAATTTCCGGGCGATTGGGTAGAAATAAACATTGACAGTTACCACGATAAACGCACGGCGTTTTCTTTTACCCTCTCCGTATCGGGGGTGCGCAACGACGAGTTTGTATCGAACGATGGTAATAATTGGGATACCAGCTGGAATCCGATTTGGTTTGCTAAAGCCCACGTGGACGAAAAAGGCTGGACCGGCGAAGTAAAAATTCCGTTTAGCCAATTACGCTACGGCAACGAACCCGAAAAAGTGTGGGGATTTCAGATTACCCGCCGGATATTCCGGGAAGAAGAACGATCCACCTGGCAATACATTCCGCAAAATTCGGGGGTGTGGGTCAGTCGCTTCGGTGAATTGCACGGTTTAAAAGGAATACCCATGCACCGCCAGGTAGAGTTAGCTCCCTATGTAACGGCCCAAACTGATAAATACAAAAAAGAACCCGGTAATCCTTTTGCCACCGGTTCTGATAACAAGATAAATGCCGGCCTGGATGGTAAGTTTGCCATTACCAACGATTTAATCCTGGATTTTACGGTGAATCCGGATTTTGGCCAGGTAGAAGCCGATCCTTCCCAGGTTCGGATTGATGGATTTCAGAACTTTTTTGAAGAAAGAAGGCCTTTTTTTATCGAAAGCCGCAATATTTTTAATTATCAGTTAACCGGCTCCGAAGCGGGCGGCGATTACGACAGCGATTTACTTTTTTATTCGCGGCGCATTGGCAGCTCCCCGCACCACGCGCCGGATTTAAACGATGGGGAATTTGCTTCGGCTCCCCAAAATACTTCAATTCTGGGAGCGGCTAAGTTTAGCGGTAAAACCCGAAAGGGTTGGAGCATCGGCATTCTCGAAAGCATTACACAACGAGAAATGGCCACCATACATCGCAACGGAGAACAAAAAGAAGAATTGGTAGAACCCATGACCAATTATTTTGTGAGCCGCTTGCAAAAAGACATTAAGCAAGGCAATACCATTATTGGGGGAATTATTACTGGGGTAAACCGCGAAAAAGGTTTAGGAAATATGTTGCACAGTCAGGCGTATTCCGGCGGAATTGATTTTTTGCAATACTGGAAAAACCGGACTTGGTATATCCGGGGCAATTTGGTTTTTAGTCATGTGCGGGGAAGTAAAGAAGCTATATTATCCACGCAAACCAGTTTTGAACATCTTTTTCAACGGCAAAACGCCCCCGAAATAGCCCTGGATAGTAACCGCACCACATTAAGCGGCATGGGCGGTACCGTAAGATTTGGGAAAATCGGGGGTAAATCAGGGAAGCTCGGCCAGGTTTTTAAATTTGAGACTGGTCTCACGGTCCGGTCTCCGGGGCTAGAATTAAACGATATTGGCTTTATGCTTACTTCCAACGAAATTAATCATTTTACGTGGGCGGGTTTGCATTACCAAAAGCCATTTTTTATTTTCCGGAATGCCCGTTTAAATTATAATCATTGGTCGCGGTGGGATTATGGTGGCCAATTCTTATACCAAGCCTTTAACTTTAACTCCCACGCTACATTCAAAAACAACTGGCAAGCCGGCACCGGTTTAACCTGGAACCCCTACGATGTTTCGAACAACGCTTTACGTGGTACGCTGTCGGTGCGTCGCCCGGCTGGTATAGGGCACAACTTTTACGTAGTCACCGACTCCCGGAAAAAAATATACACCGTTTTGGAATATTTTCAATTCTGGGGTTTTGAAAAGGCGGTGCGGGGGCACGATTACGGTATTTCGTTGTATTTTCAACCATTGGATGCCCTTAAAATTAGTTTAAGCGGTAATCATTCGTATAACTGGCGCCGGCAAGATCAGTTTGTAAGCAGTGTTACGCAAAATAATACTACCCGCACCATTGTGGGCGAAGTAAAACAAAATACGCTGCGGTTTACGGGCCGGGTGAGTTACAACATTACCCCGGATTTAACCTTGCAGTACTACGGACAGCCCTTTATTACCCGACCACTGTATAATAATTTTGCCTATGTGTTAGATCCTCTGGCTAAAAAGTACGATAACCGGTTCTACGTTTTTCAGCCCACCGAAATAAGCTTCCTGGATGGGGAATACCGGGTACGCGAAAGGCAATCAGGTATGCTGGAATATAGCTTTAGCAAACCGGATTTTAATTTTGTGCAGTTCCGCTCTAATTTAATTGTGCGCTGGGAGTATAAAGCAGGTTCGGAGTTGTACTTGGTTTGGGCGCAAGGCAATACGCCCGATGCCTCAGCCGATTTAAACACGCCTTTGCCCAACAGTTTATGGAACAATGCCTTCGCCGAACAAGGCCGCCATTCTTTCTTAATTAAAGCTACGTACCGGTTTTTGAAGTAA
- the dusB gene encoding tRNA dihydrouridine synthase DusB: MIKIGNITLPDFPLLLAPMEDVSDPPFRAVCKANGADLMYTEFISSEGLIRAAAKSRQKLDVFDYERPIGIQIFGSDIASMRESAVISAAAGPDLIDINYGCPVKNVACRGAGAALLRDIPKMVQMTEAIVKATSLPVTVKTRLGWDESTKNVTEVAERLQDIGIQALSIHGRTRVQMYKGEADWRLIAEVKNNSRIQIPIFGNGDIDTPQKALEYKNRFGVDGVMIGRAAIGYPWIFREIKHYVKTGEMLAPPTLEERIANCKLHLTRSLEWKGERQGIFEMRRHYANYFKGLPNFKPYRMRLVQTEAPDEVYQILDEVAASESLILAD, translated from the coding sequence TTGATCAAGATAGGAAACATTACCCTGCCGGATTTTCCGTTATTGCTCGCTCCCATGGAAGACGTGAGTGATCCGCCGTTCCGGGCGGTTTGCAAAGCCAACGGGGCCGATTTGATGTATACCGAATTTATATCGTCGGAAGGTTTAATCCGGGCAGCGGCCAAGAGCCGCCAAAAGCTGGACGTTTTTGATTACGAACGTCCGATTGGTATTCAAATATTCGGTAGCGACATTGCGTCTATGCGCGAATCGGCGGTAATTTCGGCGGCGGCTGGTCCGGACTTAATCGACATTAATTACGGTTGTCCGGTTAAAAATGTAGCTTGTCGGGGTGCTGGGGCGGCTTTGTTGCGCGATATACCCAAAATGGTGCAAATGACCGAAGCCATTGTAAAAGCCACCTCTTTGCCGGTAACCGTAAAAACCCGCCTGGGCTGGGACGAATCAACCAAAAACGTAACCGAAGTAGCCGAACGTTTACAAGATATCGGCATTCAGGCTTTATCTATTCACGGCCGCACCCGCGTGCAGATGTACAAAGGCGAAGCCGATTGGCGTTTAATTGCCGAAGTAAAAAATAACTCCCGCATTCAAATACCCATTTTTGGCAACGGCGACATCGACACGCCGCAAAAAGCCCTGGAATACAAAAACCGTTTTGGCGTGGACGGCGTCATGATTGGCCGGGCCGCGATCGGGTATCCCTGGATATTCCGGGAAATTAAACATTATGTAAAAACCGGCGAAATGCTGGCTCCGCCCACCTTAGAAGAACGCATTGCGAACTGCAAACTGCACCTGACGCGCTCGCTGGAGTGGAAAGGCGAGCGGCAAGGTATTTTTGAAATGCGCCGCCATTACGCTAATTATTTTAAAGGTTTGCCCAACTTTAAACCGTACCGCATGCGCTTGGTGCAAACCGAAGCACCAGACGAAGTATACCAGATTCTGGATGAAGTAGCCGCATCGGAATCGCTGATTTTAGCGGATTAA
- the prmC gene encoding peptide chain release factor N(5)-glutamine methyltransferase yields MKNLQNLLDYITRELARVYGPEEASAIARMLVEHELGWNRTQISLRKKELIQPEIWQKFTAYLSRLQNQEPVQYITRQAYFYELELEVSPAVLIPRPETEVLVQRIIRDNQANLNLQILDIGTGSGCIALALSKNLKLAQVYGLDVSGAALAVAYRNAQKLELSMQWLHHDIFAPNLPLPKQSLDLIVSNPPYVLESEKSFMRRNVLDFEPHLALFVPDAEALRYYQQIAEVAQQLLKPAGKIYFEVNEQFATAVTNLLQQHHFTSVQPLKDLFGKDRFVTGTYAG; encoded by the coding sequence TTGAAAAATCTGCAAAACTTACTGGACTACATCACCCGGGAACTTGCCCGCGTTTATGGCCCCGAAGAAGCCAGCGCTATCGCCCGGATGCTGGTAGAACACGAACTGGGCTGGAACCGTACGCAGATCAGCCTACGTAAAAAAGAACTCATTCAACCAGAAATTTGGCAGAAATTTACGGCGTATTTATCGCGTTTGCAAAACCAGGAACCCGTACAATACATAACCCGACAGGCTTACTTCTACGAGCTGGAGCTGGAGGTGTCGCCCGCTGTGCTCATTCCCCGGCCCGAGACCGAAGTACTAGTGCAGCGGATTATTCGGGATAACCAAGCTAACCTTAACCTGCAAATACTGGATATAGGCACCGGCAGTGGTTGTATTGCGCTTGCTTTAAGTAAAAATTTAAAATTAGCCCAGGTTTATGGCCTGGATGTTTCGGGAGCAGCTTTAGCGGTAGCCTACCGCAACGCCCAAAAACTGGAACTATCCATGCAGTGGCTGCACCACGATATATTTGCCCCAAATCTGCCTTTACCCAAGCAAAGCCTGGACCTCATAGTCAGCAATCCGCCGTATGTGCTGGAAAGTGAGAAATCTTTCATGCGCCGCAACGTTTTGGATTTTGAACCGCACCTGGCTTTGTTTGTTCCGGATGCGGAAGCGCTGCGCTATTACCAGCAAATTGCCGAAGTAGCGCAGCAGTTATTAAAACCAGCCGGCAAAATTTACTTCGAAGTAAATGAACAATTCGCTACTGCGGTAACCAACCTCCTACAGCAGCATCATTTTACCTCTGTACAGCCCTTAAAAGATTTGTTCGGGAAAGATCGTTTTGTAACCGGAACTTACGCCGGTTAA
- a CDS encoding CPBP family intramembrane glutamic endopeptidase, with protein sequence MKGFISKDLHPITAILVVLLFMAAGFFIGNFVAVALINLLFKVSLTETLQLMQNPGLKPNGKVAINLFQGVTHLFAFTLAPLFYLYSSGQAANSYLTPQKYVPLGLGLLSALLILFIMPANSWIINWNANLQFPEALKAFETWAKTKEETLKVLTQQLTIFDNAGQFWFGMLVFGLIPAIGEEFVFRGLLQKNMILVLRNAHVAIWLTAFIFGAIHMQFYGFIPRLLLGAILGYLYHWSGNIGIPIAGHFMNNGFIVLTLYLQQKKIINYDIDSTAVMPWASILFSVILSVFTLFYLHRGFKNVPSASSRLTSV encoded by the coding sequence ATGAAAGGTTTTATTTCGAAAGACCTCCACCCGATTACGGCTATCTTGGTTGTGTTGTTATTTATGGCTGCTGGCTTTTTCATCGGCAACTTTGTGGCGGTAGCTTTAATTAACCTGCTCTTTAAAGTTAGCTTAACGGAAACCTTGCAGCTCATGCAAAACCCCGGCCTGAAGCCCAACGGCAAGGTAGCTATTAATTTATTTCAGGGAGTGACGCATTTATTTGCCTTTACCTTAGCGCCGTTGTTTTACTTATATAGCAGTGGCCAGGCAGCTAATAGCTATTTAACTCCGCAAAAATATGTACCCCTGGGTTTAGGCTTATTGAGTGCCTTGCTCATTTTATTTATTATGCCGGCAAACTCCTGGATTATTAACTGGAACGCCAATCTTCAATTTCCGGAAGCTTTAAAAGCTTTTGAAACCTGGGCTAAAACCAAAGAAGAAACATTAAAAGTACTGACCCAGCAATTAACCATTTTTGATAATGCCGGGCAGTTTTGGTTTGGCATGCTGGTATTTGGTTTAATTCCGGCCATTGGCGAAGAATTTGTTTTTAGAGGCTTACTGCAAAAAAATATGATTCTGGTTCTTCGCAATGCACACGTAGCGATTTGGCTGACGGCTTTTATATTTGGGGCCATCCACATGCAATTTTACGGCTTTATTCCGCGCCTGTTACTGGGCGCTATATTGGGCTATTTGTACCACTGGTCCGGCAATATAGGGATACCCATTGCGGGACATTTCATGAACAACGGCTTTATCGTACTCACGCTATACTTGCAACAAAAGAAAATCATTAACTACGATATTGATTCTACGGCCGTAATGCCTTGGGCCAGTATTTTATTTTCCGTAATACTTAGTGTGTTCACACTGTTTTATCTGCATCGCGGCTTTAAAAACGTACCGTCTGCTTCCTCCCGACTTACTTCCGTTTAA
- the ribD gene encoding bifunctional diaminohydroxyphosphoribosylaminopyrimidine deaminase/5-amino-6-(5-phosphoribosylamino)uracil reductase RibD produces the protein MTIADEWYMRRALELAALGIHTTRPNPMVGCVITHKGKIIGEGWHQQYGGPHAEVIAVNAVVDKSLLPQCKIYVTLEPCSHFGKTPPCADFLIQHGVKSIFICNTDPNPLVAGRGIRKLLDAGCEVHVGLLEAAGLELNKRFFKFHQVKQPYIILKWAETADGFIAHPTGEPLAVSGALAKKLVHKWRTEEQAIMVGTRTALADNPQLNAREWTGNSPVRIVIDKTLRLPANLYLFDQTQPTLIYNYQRQEQDGNLEYVKIEAAPDLTEHILLDLYRRSIQSVLVEGGTTLLNYFLTANNWDEIRILRSPQRLNAGVIAPVKPFANLMQTRALGEDQLLIFKKTN, from the coding sequence ATGACAATAGCGGATGAATGGTACATGCGCCGGGCTTTGGAACTGGCCGCCCTGGGTATACATACCACCCGGCCTAACCCGATGGTAGGTTGCGTGATCACCCACAAAGGAAAGATTATTGGGGAAGGCTGGCACCAACAATATGGTGGTCCGCACGCCGAAGTAATAGCCGTAAACGCCGTGGTGGATAAAAGCTTGCTACCGCAATGTAAAATTTACGTGACGTTGGAGCCTTGTTCGCACTTCGGGAAAACACCGCCTTGCGCTGATTTTTTAATCCAGCACGGCGTAAAAAGTATTTTTATCTGCAACACCGATCCTAATCCGTTGGTAGCCGGACGAGGCATCCGAAAATTGCTCGATGCTGGGTGTGAAGTACACGTGGGTTTACTAGAAGCAGCGGGCTTAGAATTAAACAAACGATTTTTTAAATTTCACCAAGTTAAACAGCCCTACATTATACTAAAATGGGCCGAAACGGCCGATGGTTTTATCGCGCACCCGACAGGCGAACCTTTAGCGGTAAGCGGGGCATTAGCTAAAAAACTGGTGCATAAATGGCGCACCGAAGAACAAGCCATTATGGTAGGTACCCGCACGGCTTTAGCCGATAATCCCCAATTAAATGCCCGCGAATGGACCGGAAATTCACCTGTCCGGATAGTGATCGATAAAACCTTGCGCTTACCCGCTAATCTTTATTTGTTTGATCAAACCCAGCCCACTTTAATCTATAACTACCAACGCCAGGAGCAAGACGGAAACCTGGAATACGTGAAAATAGAAGCTGCTCCAGATTTAACAGAACATATTTTATTGGATTTATACCGCCGGTCTATCCAATCGGTGCTGGTAGAAGGCGGAACCACTTTGCTAAATTATTTTCTAACAGCTAACAATTGGGATGAGATCCGGATTTTACGAAGTCCGCAGCGGCTGAACGCCGGAGTAATTGCGCCCGTTAAGCCGTTTGCCAACCTTATGCAAACCAGGGCGTTGGGCGAAGATCAGTTGCTGATTTTTAAAAAAACTAACTAG
- a CDS encoding GAF domain-containing protein, protein MAESVIIDQTLTKDEKYQALLPQIEALTTGETDVTANLANVMAALKFGLGFFWVGTYLVKDGELVLGPFQGPVACTRIAFNRGVCGACYTRQETILVPDVEAFPGHIACSSDSKSEIVVPVFKNNQIVMVLDVDSDQLDSFDETDKRYLEQLAGLMGSWF, encoded by the coding sequence ATGGCCGAAAGCGTAATCATTGATCAAACTTTAACGAAAGACGAAAAATACCAAGCCTTGTTACCGCAAATAGAAGCCTTAACCACCGGCGAAACCGATGTAACGGCCAACCTGGCCAACGTAATGGCCGCTTTAAAGTTTGGCCTCGGTTTTTTCTGGGTTGGCACTTACCTGGTAAAAGACGGCGAACTCGTGCTCGGCCCGTTTCAAGGACCAGTAGCCTGCACCCGCATTGCTTTTAACCGGGGTGTTTGCGGGGCTTGTTACACCCGCCAGGAAACCATTCTGGTACCCGACGTGGAAGCTTTCCCGGGACATATTGCCTGCAGCTCCGATTCCAAATCCGAAATTGTAGTGCCTGTTTTTAAAAATAACCAAATAGTTATGGTGCTGGACGTAGACAGTGATCAACTAGATAGCTTCGACGAAACCGATAAACGGTATTTAGAGCAGTTGGCTGGTTTAATGGGAAGTTGGTTTTAG
- a CDS encoding phosphatidylserine decarboxylase family protein → MKIHKEGRKILLFTFLGLLIVNLLIFRFNAPHETFNKIFVAISVILFLLLLQFFRSPFRNLITHEDLVIAPADGKVVVIEDVHEPEFFKDTRKQISIFMSPINVHITRNPVSGIVKYFKYHPGNYFVAWHPKSSTKNERTTVVVTSDAGPDILFRQIAGAMARRIVWYVTEGDEVNQGEEFGFIKFGSRVDIFVPVDTDIKVNLGEKTKGGQTVIAQLKTGGSFFG, encoded by the coding sequence ATGAAAATTCACAAAGAAGGACGTAAAATCTTACTTTTTACCTTTCTGGGATTACTTATCGTGAACCTTTTAATTTTTCGGTTTAATGCGCCTCACGAAACCTTTAATAAAATTTTCGTTGCTATTTCGGTAATCTTGTTTCTGCTGTTATTACAGTTCTTCCGCAGCCCTTTCCGAAACTTAATCACCCACGAAGATTTAGTAATAGCGCCCGCCGACGGCAAAGTAGTTGTAATTGAGGATGTACACGAGCCGGAGTTTTTTAAAGATACCCGCAAGCAGATTTCTATTTTTATGTCGCCGATTAACGTACATATTACCCGCAACCCGGTATCCGGCATTGTGAAGTATTTTAAATACCACCCCGGCAATTATTTTGTGGCCTGGCACCCCAAATCGAGCACCAAAAACGAGCGCACCACGGTAGTAGTTACATCGGATGCCGGCCCGGACATTTTATTTCGGCAAATAGCCGGAGCCATGGCCCGCCGGATTGTGTGGTACGTGACCGAGGGCGACGAAGTAAACCAGGGCGAGGAATTTGGTTTTATCAAATTTGGCTCGCGCGTCGATATTTTTGTTCCCGTAGATACCGATATCAAAGTAAACTTAGGCGAAAAAACCAAAGGCGGCCAAACCGTAATCGCCCAACTTAAAACCGGCGGTTCCTTTTTTGGGTAA
- a CDS encoding phosphatidate cytidylyltransferase codes for MPQEPSDKKSLNNFQQRVLVGIAGGALFIGAIYWSQWTFAALFLALTLLGIREFYQLLSFRGFSPNYNAGMVLGCALFVLTFLLQLHLVPLSALYALPPILFFVFISELFRKKEQPFVNIALTLLGMLYVGGSFSMLPILGFLKGHYSWQVIMGTMLLLWTSDSGAYFAGKTFGRHKLFPRISPGKTWEGWLGGAVFSLAVGYLLSLYFQDLALPYWLGIALIVAVFGVLGDLIESLLKRSLQVKDSGTLIPGHGGILDRFDSLLLVVPFIVAYLKLF; via the coding sequence ATGCCCCAAGAACCTTCTGATAAAAAGTCGTTAAATAATTTTCAGCAACGTGTTTTAGTAGGTATTGCCGGTGGAGCACTTTTTATTGGGGCTATTTATTGGAGCCAGTGGACCTTCGCCGCTTTGTTTTTGGCTTTAACCTTATTGGGTATCCGTGAATTTTACCAATTGCTTTCTTTCCGCGGCTTTTCGCCGAACTACAACGCTGGTATGGTACTGGGTTGCGCTTTATTTGTTTTAACTTTTCTGCTGCAATTGCATCTGGTACCCTTAAGTGCTTTATACGCCTTACCCCCCATTTTATTCTTTGTTTTTATTTCGGAATTGTTCCGGAAAAAAGAACAACCCTTCGTGAATATTGCGCTTACCTTATTGGGCATGTTGTACGTGGGTGGCTCATTTAGCATGCTGCCGATTTTAGGCTTTTTAAAGGGCCATTACAGTTGGCAGGTAATCATGGGCACCATGCTGCTCCTCTGGACCTCCGACTCCGGCGCTTACTTTGCCGGGAAAACTTTTGGCCGCCACAAGCTTTTCCCCCGGATTTCGCCGGGTAAAACCTGGGAAGGCTGGCTGGGCGGGGCGGTATTTTCCCTGGCGGTAGGTTATCTGTTGTCGCTTTACTTCCAGGATTTAGCTTTGCCGTATTGGTTGGGCATTGCCCTGATTGTGGCGGTGTTTGGTGTACTCGGCGATTTGATTGAGTCGTTGCTGAAGCGTAGTTTACAGGTAAAAGATTCGGGCACTTTAATTCCGGGGCACGGCGGCATCCTGGACCGGTTCGATAGTTTATTGTTAGTAGTTCCGTTTATTGTGGCATATTTAAAATTGTTTTAG